TACTGCTGGTTTAGCTCAGTCGGTAGAGCGCATCCATGGTAAGGATGAGGTCGCCGGTTCAATCCCGGCAACTAGCATAGCAGAAGAGGGAAGCTTAGAGAGGGTCTAGGCTTCTTTTTTTGCGAGTCCATCTTTAAAAGTCCGGTTTTTTCAACAATTTTCAAAAAAACGTTGACAAGCAAGGAAATCCGTGGTAAAGTTAGAACAACAAAGAGAAAGGAGAAAACCATCATGAACAAAGTAGATGTTTTGATGACACAATTTAATACACAGCTTCTCCAATCTCAGTTGAGTTCGATGTAAACTATAAATGGAACCCAAGATGGAGGAGTTTGTCTTGGGTTTTTTGTATGCATTTTTACCTGCCTTAACTGAATTGGTGATAGGCATCAGAAGGCCCAAGTGTGGACTGAGCACGTACTCAGCTCCTTGCTTGGGTTTTTCTGTGCCATTTTGAAAAGGAGAATATATGATCAGAGCTATTTGGGAGTATATCAGGGAACGCAAGTGGCGATATGTGAAGATCGCTATGGTCCTGATTCTTTATGATTACACCTTATTGATCCCGACGCAAGTTATCCAGCGTTTAGTGGATCATTTGAGTCAGCAGACGCTGACGCAATCGAACTTTGTATGGGATATGGTCCTCTTGGTAGGATCAGCCATCCTCAATTACCTGACGGCTTTTTATTGGCAGTTGCGCCTCTTTCAGTCGTCAGTCCATTTCAAGGCGACCCTTCAGGGACAAGCGTTTCGTAAGCTAGTAGCTATGCGGCGTCCCTTTTTTGAGAAATTCCGTTCAGGAGATCTCTTGACGCGCTTTACGACAGATGTGGATGGGATGGCCGATATGGCTGGTTACGGGATGATGGTGCTCCTGTTTGGCGGTGGCTTGTTTGCCTTTATTATTCCGACCATGTTTTTCATTTCTTGGCAATTAACCTTGATTTCCTTTATTCCCATGATCTTCCTCGTCGTCTCTACCTATTTTTTGAGTAGAAAGCAGGAGGAGTATGTTGAGCAAAACCGGGAAGCAGTCGCTCAGTTGAACGATGAGGTCTTGGAGTCGATCGAAGGGATCCGGGTCATGCGGGCCTATAGTAGACGGGACCAGCAGGTCAAACAGTTTCAGAAAAAAACAGCCAGTCTATCCAAAACAGGGGACAAAATTGCCTCTATCCAGTATTCTTTTGGACCTTTAGCCCTGTTGTTTATTGGATTCTCGACGGTCTTGCTCCTGCTATTTGGAGGCCAGTCCCTGGCAAGCGGGCAGTTGAGCCTTGGTAAATTATTGGCTTTACAGCTGTATTTGGTCTTTTTAATTGAGCCTATGTGGATGATGGCGGACCTGATCTTGGTCTACCAGACAGGGCAAATCTCCTATAAAAAATTAAAAGAAGTGATTGATGAAACGGATGATCTGGAGCCAGATGGTTCTCACTACCTAGAACAGATTGATTTGGTGCAGTTTAAGGACTATTCTTTCAGCTATCCTGGTGCTGAGCGAAAGAGCCTGTCAGGCATTGATTGGACCATTCAGAAAGGACAGACGGTTGGAATTGTTGGTCGTACCGGTGCAGGAAAGACTACCCTGGTTCGACAATTCTTGCGGCAGTACCCAGTTGGTGAGGGAGAATTCTTGATCAACCAGCAACCGATCGTGGACTACAACCGACACTCCATTGAAGATAAAATTGGCTATGTTTCCCAAAAACATATTTTATTTTCCAAGTCTATCCGTGAGAATATAGCGCTTGGTAAAAAAGGAGCCAGCCAAGAAGACTTGGTAGAAGCAATAGCCCAGGCTGCTTTTGCGGATGATCTCGAGCGGATGTCTCATGGAATGGACACCTTGATCGGTGAGAAAGGGGTCTCTGTATCAGGAGGTCAAAAACAGCGGATTTCTCTGGCACGTGCCTTCTTAAGAGATGCAGAGCTCTTGCTGTTAGATGATTCCCTTTCTGCAGTGGATGCGAAGACTGAACAGGCCATTATTGACACGATTCAAAAGGAACGAAAAGACAAGACGACCATCATTGTTTCCCATCGCTTGTCTGCAGTTCATCAGGCGGATTGGATCATCGTCTTGGATCAAGGGCAGATTGTAGAAGAAGGCAGGGCTAGTGATTTATTAGCTCAAGAGGGCTGGTATTATGAACAATACCAACGGCAGCAAAAACAGGAAGGAGAATAAGATGAAAGTATTGAAACGATTATTATCGAGGATCACGCTTTATCCAACTGTCTTTCTTGCTGGCTTTATTTGCCTCTTACTAGCCACCATTTTTTCTGAATTGTCACCCTTTCTTCTCCAAAAGATGATCGATGGGCCTTTGACCGCACTGACCCACGGTGGCGGACAAGGGGACTTGATTCAGATGGGAGGATTCTATCTCTTGGTCTTGAGCCTGGGGCAGCTGATTAGCTACATGGGCAATCGGATCTTACTGCATGGAAGTAATCAAGTAACCGCTAGTCTGAGAGACCAAGCCTTTCAAGTCATGCAAGGACTGCCTATTTCTTATTTTGATGATAAGCCGGCTGGGAAGATCGCGACAAGAATTGTCAATGATACGGAGACCTTGCGGACCCAGTTTTATAACTCTTGTATGATTTTAGTCATCTACTTGGTGCGTTTCCTCTTTATCCTAGGGATTCTCTTTTACCTAAGTCCTATGATGGGCCTTCTCTTGTGTTTGGTCTTTCCAATTTTCTATGGGATTCAGTATCTCTACAAGGTCATGACGGACCAGCCGATGAAGGATTTCTTTGATGCGCGAAGCGAGGTCAATACCCAGGTCAATGAACTCTTGCATGGTGCCAGTATGATTCAGCTCTATCATCAAGAGCCTGGTGTGGTAGAGGAGTTTGAAGCCACTACTCAGAAGATGTTAGGAGCCAATGATCGAATCCTCCTGGCCGATTCTATCGCTTCTTGGACCTTGACGGAATTGCTCAAGTTTTTAGTGATTGCAGGCATTTTGACTATCGCTGGGATTTCTTTCCTACAGGGTAATATCGGTGTGACGGCTGGTTTCCTATTTATCAATATTAACTATGTGATTAATCTATTTGATCTCATGGCCAATCTTAGTCGTCAATTCCCAAATATTCGGCGATCCTTAGAAACGGGGAGCCGCGTCCTTGCTTTCTTAGACCAACCTTTGGAGGCCGATGGTGCATCGGAACTGAAGATAGAAAAAGCTCAAGTCGTGTTTGACGACGTTCAATTTGCCTATGATGAAGGCAAGCCAGTTCTGCGGGATATTGCCTTTCAGGCAAGTCCAGGTCAAACCATCGCTCTGGTGGGCCATACTGGATCGGGTAAGTCTTCGATTATGAACCTGCTCTATCGTTTTTATGATCCTCAAGAAGGAGCGATTTTGATCGATGGTCAAGATATTCGCCAAGTCTCTCGGGAGAGCCTACGAAGCCATATGGGGATTGTTCTGCAGGATCCTTATCTATTTACGGGGACCATTGCTAGTAATGTGGCCATGAGTCAGGATCACATTGATCGGGAGGCAGTCCAAGATGCCTTGAAAAAAGTCGGGGCTTGGCCCTTTGTAGAGCGCCTTGAAAAGGGAATCGACCATCCAGTCGTAGATAAAGGATCCGCCTTTTCAAGTGGCGAACGCCAATTGATTTCCTTTGCGCGGACGCTCTATATGAATCCGCAAATTCTGATTTTGGATGAGGCAACTTCTCACATTGATACGGAAACAGAAGAAATCATCCAGAAGGCTATGGCAGTCCTGCAAAAGGGCCGGACCACCTTTATCATTGCCCATCGCTTGTCCACTATTCAAGATGCGGATCAGATCTTAGTCTTATCTGAAGGACGCATTGTGGAACGTGGTAGACACGAGGAACTAGTCGCACAAGGCGGGATCTATGCCCAGATGAATGCTATCCAGCAAACAGTGGTGTAAGATTGTCCTGCAAAGAATAAGATTGAAAACCAGCCTGTATCTAGTATATAGGCTGGTTTTATGCTATAATGAAGTGATAATAGTGAGGTGATCCAGATGTATATTGAAATGGTAGATGAGACTGGTCAAGTCTCTGACGAAATCTTAAAACAAACGCAAGAAATTTTAGAATTTGCTGCTCAAAAAATTGGGAAAGAAGACAAGGAAATGGCTGTGACTTTTGTAACCAATGAACGCAGTCATGAACTAAATCTTGAATACCGTGATACGGATCGTCCGACGGATGTCATCAGTTTAGAATACAAGCCAGAGATGGAGATTTCTTTTGACGAGGAAGACCTTACAGAAAATCCAGAATTGGCAGAGATGATGGCTGAGTTCGATACCTATATTGGTGAGCTCTTTATTTCAATTGATAAGGCGCGTGAGCAAGCTGAAGAATATGGCCACAGCTTTGAGCGCGAAATGGGATTTTTAGCAGTGCATGGTTTTCTTCACATCAATGGCTATGATCACTATACGCCGGAAGAAGAAAAGGAAATGTTTGGCTTACAGGAAGAGATTTTGACAGCCTATGGACTCACAAGACAATAAGCGAAAATGGAAAAATCGGGACTTCACTTCAAGCCTGGAGTTTGCGATAACAGGAATTTTCACTGCGATCAAAGAAGAGCGCAATATGCGCAAGCATGCCTTATCAGCCCTCGTAGCAATTCTTGCTGGTTTGGTATTTAGGATTTCTGCGACAGAATGGCTCTTTTTATTGCTCAGCATCACCTTGGTGATTGCTTTTGAGATTATGAATTCAGCCATTGAAAATGTGGTGGATTTAGCTAGTAACTACCATTTCTCCATGTTGGCAAAGAATGCCAAAGACATGGCGGCTGGAGCAGTCCTTGTCGTATCAGGTTTTGCCCTACTAACAGGACTGGTGATTTTTGTGCCCAAATTCTGGGCCTTGGTATTTGGATAAGAGGGAGTATGCCCTCGTGAAAGGATAATATGACATTTAAATCAGGCTTTGTAGCCATTTTAGGACGTCCCAATGTTGGGAAGTCAACGTTTTTGAACCACGTCATGGGGCAAAAGATTGCCATCATGAGTGACAAGGCGCAGACAACGCGCAATAAGATTATGGGGATTTATACGACGGATAAGGAACAGATCGTCTTTATCGATACCCCAGGGATTCACAAACCCAAGACAGCGCTTGGAGACTTCATGGTGGAGTCGGCCTATAGCACCCTTCGAGAAGTGGATACCGTTCTCTTTATGGTGCCAGCAGATGAGCCACGTGGGAAGGGCGATGACATGATCATCGAGCGCCTCAAGGCTGCTAAGGTGCCGGTTATTCTGGTGGTCAACAAGATCGACAAGGTGCACCCTGACCAACTCTTGGCGCAAATCGATGACTTCCGTAGTCAGATGGATTTCAAGGAAATCGTGCCGATTTCAGCCCTTCAAGGAAACAATGTTTCGCGTTTGATTGATATTTTAAGTGAAAACTTAGAAGAAGGTTTCCAATATTTCCCTGCCGACCAAATCACTGACCACCCAGAGCGCTTCTTGGTCTCTGAAATGATACGAGAAAAGGTCTTGCACTTGACGCGGGAAGAAATTCCTCACTCTGTTGCTGTAGTGGTGGATTCCATGAAGCGGGATGAAGAAACCGATAAGGTTCATATCCGTGCAACCATCATGGTCGAGCGCGATAGCCAAAAAGGCATTGTCATCGGAAAAGGCGGGGCTATGCTTAAGAAGATCGGAACCCTCGCGCGTAAGGATATCGAACTCATGCTAGGGGACAAGGTCTTCTTAGAAACATGGGTTAAGGTCAAGAAAAATTGGCGGGATAAGAAATTGGATCTTGCCGATTTCGGCTACAACGAAAAAGAATATTAAGAAGAGGTGGGCAGAAGCCTGCTTCTTGTTTTTAGAGAAGGAGAAGCTATGCCTGAATTACCAGAAGTAGAGACCGTTCGACGCGGTCTTGAGAAATTAATTCTTGGAAAAACCATCCAGTCCGTGGAAGTAAAGTATCCTAAGATGATTCAGACGGATCTGGATGCTTTTTGTCAAGATCTTCCAGGTCAAGAAATTCGGGTCATGGGGCGCCGTGGGAAATACCTTTTATTTTATCTGACGGATCTGGTCCTCATCTCGCATTTGCGGATGGAAGGCAAGTATTTCTTTTATCCAGACGAGGTTCCTCTTCGCAAGCATGCCCATGTCTTCTTTCATTTTACAGATGGTAGCACCCTAGTCTATGAAGATGTCCGCAAGTTTGGGACCATGGAAGTCCTCATACCTGAGCTTGTCGACAGCTATTTTTTGGCGAAAAAAATTGGTCCAGAGCCGACGGAAGCGGATTTTAAAGAGCCAGCCTTCCAAGTAGCTCTTAAAAAATCAAAGAAACCCATTAAATCAGCTCTTTTAGACCAAAAATTAGTGGCTGGTCTGGGCAATATCTATGTGGATGAGGTCCTTTATCGAGCCAAGGTTCATCCAGCCCGTTTGGGTCAAAGCTTGACTGCTAGAGAAGCCAAAGCAATCCGCAATGAAACGATTGCTGTGCTTGCTCAGGCTGTTGAAAAGGGTGGCTCCACCATTCGTTCCTACAGCAATGCTTTTGGAGAAGACGGCACCATGCAGGAAGAACACCAGGTCTATGGGAAAACAGGGCAGCCGTGTTTGCGCTGCGGGACACCAATCGAGAAAATCCAGCTGGGGGGACGCGGAACCCATTTTTGCCCTCACTGCCAAAAGGAGAACTAGATGGCAAGAATCATCGGATTAACAGGAGGGATTGCTTCAGGAAAGTCCACTGTCACCTCCTATTTGAAAGAAAAAGGCTATCCGGTTATTGATGCTGATCGAGTGGTCCATGACTTGCAAGCACCAGGAGGAGCCCTCTACCGTGTCCTAGTAGATCATTTTGGTAGAGAGATCCTTACCAAAGAAGGAGAGTTGGATCGCGTCGCTTTGGGTCAGCGGATCTTTTCAGACCCTAGTGAACGAGACTGGTCCAATCGCGTCCAAGGCAGGCTTATTCGTGAGGCTCTAGCAGAGGTAAGAGATAGACAAGCTGCACAATCCGATCTCTTTTTTATGGATATTCCACTCTTAATTGAACAAGGCTATGAAGAGTGGTTTGAATCTGTCTGGTTGGTAGCTGTATCAAAAGAAACCCAGCTCAAACGCCTGATGGAACGCAACCACTTATCAGAACTGCAGGCCCAAGAACGCATCGCGTCTCAAATGCCGCTAGATGAAAAAAGAGTCCATGCAGATCTGGTCTTAGACAATAATGGCGATCTAACGGCCCTCTATGCCCAATTAGATGCAGCCCTAAAACAATTAGAAAGAAGATGATTTTATCACAAGAGAAATCAATTGGCGTAAAAATCTATATATTGCCTGGATCGGGTGCTTTTTCATCGGAGCTAGCCTTTCTTTAGTTGTCCCTTTTATGGCCCTCTTTGTGGAAGAGTTGGGTGTTACGGGTAAGGCTGTTCCCCTTTATGCTGGGATTGCCG
The Streptococcus parasanguinis genome window above contains:
- the mutM gene encoding DNA-formamidopyrimidine glycosylase, with product MPELPEVETVRRGLEKLILGKTIQSVEVKYPKMIQTDLDAFCQDLPGQEIRVMGRRGKYLLFYLTDLVLISHLRMEGKYFFYPDEVPLRKHAHVFFHFTDGSTLVYEDVRKFGTMEVLIPELVDSYFLAKKIGPEPTEADFKEPAFQVALKKSKKPIKSALLDQKLVAGLGNIYVDEVLYRAKVHPARLGQSLTAREAKAIRNETIAVLAQAVEKGGSTIRSYSNAFGEDGTMQEEHQVYGKTGQPCLRCGTPIEKIQLGGRGTHFCPHCQKEN
- the ybeY gene encoding rRNA maturation RNase YbeY: MYIEMVDETGQVSDEILKQTQEILEFAAQKIGKEDKEMAVTFVTNERSHELNLEYRDTDRPTDVISLEYKPEMEISFDEEDLTENPELAEMMAEFDTYIGELFISIDKAREQAEEYGHSFEREMGFLAVHGFLHINGYDHYTPEEEKEMFGLQEEILTAYGLTRQ
- the tetB(46) gene encoding tetracycline efflux ABC transporter Tet(46) subunit B, with the protein product MKVLKRLLSRITLYPTVFLAGFICLLLATIFSELSPFLLQKMIDGPLTALTHGGGQGDLIQMGGFYLLVLSLGQLISYMGNRILLHGSNQVTASLRDQAFQVMQGLPISYFDDKPAGKIATRIVNDTETLRTQFYNSCMILVIYLVRFLFILGILFYLSPMMGLLLCLVFPIFYGIQYLYKVMTDQPMKDFFDARSEVNTQVNELLHGASMIQLYHQEPGVVEEFEATTQKMLGANDRILLADSIASWTLTELLKFLVIAGILTIAGISFLQGNIGVTAGFLFININYVINLFDLMANLSRQFPNIRRSLETGSRVLAFLDQPLEADGASELKIEKAQVVFDDVQFAYDEGKPVLRDIAFQASPGQTIALVGHTGSGKSSIMNLLYRFYDPQEGAILIDGQDIRQVSRESLRSHMGIVLQDPYLFTGTIASNVAMSQDHIDREAVQDALKKVGAWPFVERLEKGIDHPVVDKGSAFSSGERQLISFARTLYMNPQILILDEATSHIDTETEEIIQKAMAVLQKGRTTFIIAHRLSTIQDADQILVLSEGRIVERGRHEELVAQGGIYAQMNAIQQTVV
- the coaE gene encoding dephospho-CoA kinase (Dephospho-CoA kinase (CoaE) performs the final step in coenzyme A biosynthesis.) yields the protein MARIIGLTGGIASGKSTVTSYLKEKGYPVIDADRVVHDLQAPGGALYRVLVDHFGREILTKEGELDRVALGQRIFSDPSERDWSNRVQGRLIREALAEVRDRQAAQSDLFFMDIPLLIEQGYEEWFESVWLVAVSKETQLKRLMERNHLSELQAQERIASQMPLDEKRVHADLVLDNNGDLTALYAQLDAALKQLERR
- the tetA(46) gene encoding tetracycline efflux ABC transporter Tet(46) subunit A, whose protein sequence is MIRAIWEYIRERKWRYVKIAMVLILYDYTLLIPTQVIQRLVDHLSQQTLTQSNFVWDMVLLVGSAILNYLTAFYWQLRLFQSSVHFKATLQGQAFRKLVAMRRPFFEKFRSGDLLTRFTTDVDGMADMAGYGMMVLLFGGGLFAFIIPTMFFISWQLTLISFIPMIFLVVSTYFLSRKQEEYVEQNREAVAQLNDEVLESIEGIRVMRAYSRRDQQVKQFQKKTASLSKTGDKIASIQYSFGPLALLFIGFSTVLLLLFGGQSLASGQLSLGKLLALQLYLVFLIEPMWMMADLILVYQTGQISYKKLKEVIDETDDLEPDGSHYLEQIDLVQFKDYSFSYPGAERKSLSGIDWTIQKGQTVGIVGRTGAGKTTLVRQFLRQYPVGEGEFLINQQPIVDYNRHSIEDKIGYVSQKHILFSKSIRENIALGKKGASQEDLVEAIAQAAFADDLERMSHGMDTLIGEKGVSVSGGQKQRISLARAFLRDAELLLLDDSLSAVDAKTEQAIIDTIQKERKDKTTIIVSHRLSAVHQADWIIVLDQGQIVEEGRASDLLAQEGWYYEQYQRQQKQEGE
- the era gene encoding GTPase Era, with the protein product MTFKSGFVAILGRPNVGKSTFLNHVMGQKIAIMSDKAQTTRNKIMGIYTTDKEQIVFIDTPGIHKPKTALGDFMVESAYSTLREVDTVLFMVPADEPRGKGDDMIIERLKAAKVPVILVVNKIDKVHPDQLLAQIDDFRSQMDFKEIVPISALQGNNVSRLIDILSENLEEGFQYFPADQITDHPERFLVSEMIREKVLHLTREEIPHSVAVVVDSMKRDEETDKVHIRATIMVERDSQKGIVIGKGGAMLKKIGTLARKDIELMLGDKVFLETWVKVKKNWRDKKLDLADFGYNEKEY
- a CDS encoding diacylglycerol kinase family protein — encoded protein: MDSQDNKRKWKNRDFTSSLEFAITGIFTAIKEERNMRKHALSALVAILAGLVFRISATEWLFLLLSITLVIAFEIMNSAIENVVDLASNYHFSMLAKNAKDMAAGAVLVVSGFALLTGLVIFVPKFWALVFG